Proteins encoded together in one Bacteroides zoogleoformans window:
- a CDS encoding FtsB family cell division protein, producing MDRLAFFSTFVRKHKYLITLVLFALIIGFLDENSVVRRLGYAREENRLRDEIEKYRKEYEENTERLNELAVDSGAIERVAREKYLMKKPDEDIYVFEEDIAE from the coding sequence ATGGATAGACTTGCTTTTTTTTCGACTTTTGTCCGCAAACATAAGTATCTGATTACGCTTGTGTTGTTTGCTTTGATTATAGGCTTCTTGGATGAAAACAGTGTTGTGCGTCGTCTGGGATATGCGCGGGAAGAAAATCGTTTGCGCGATGAAATTGAAAAATACCGCAAGGAATACGAAGAGAATACCGAGCGTCTCAATGAACTTGCGGTCGATTCCGGTGCCATTGAACGGGTGGCTCGTGAGAAATATCTGATGAAAAAGCCTGATGAAGATATTTACGTATTTGAAGAAGACATAGCAGAATGA
- a CDS encoding pyridoxal phosphate-dependent aminotransferase: MNQLSDRLNSLSPSATLAMSQKSAELKAQGVDVINLSVGEPDFNTPDHIKEAAKKAIDDNFSRYSPVPGYPALRNAIVEKLKKENGLEYTAAQISCANGAKQSVCNAILVLVNPGDEVIVPAPYWVSYPEMVKLAEGKPVIVTAGIVQDFKITPAQLEAAITPKTKALILCSPSNPTGSVYSKEELAGLAAVLAKHPQVIVIADEIYEHINYIGKHQSIAQFPEMKERTVIVNGVSKAYAMTGWRIGFVAGPEWIVKACNKLQGQYTSGPCSVSQKAAEAAYTGTQKPVEEMRQAFERRRNLIVKLAKEVPGFEVNVPEGAFYLFPKCDSFFGKSAGERKIGNSDDLAMYLLEVAHVACVGGASFGAPECIRMSYATSDENIVEAIRRMKAALAELK; encoded by the coding sequence ATGAACCAATTATCAGATCGTTTAAACAGTTTGTCGCCATCCGCGACACTGGCTATGTCTCAAAAGAGCGCAGAGCTGAAGGCTCAAGGCGTAGATGTAATCAACCTGAGTGTGGGAGAACCGGATTTCAATACTCCTGACCACATCAAAGAGGCTGCGAAAAAGGCGATAGACGATAACTTCTCTCGCTATTCTCCCGTTCCGGGCTATCCGGCTTTGCGTAATGCAATTGTAGAAAAGTTGAAAAAAGAAAATGGTCTGGAATATACTGCGGCACAAATCTCGTGTGCCAATGGTGCCAAACAGTCGGTTTGCAACGCGATTCTGGTATTGGTGAATCCGGGTGATGAAGTGATTGTTCCTGCTCCTTATTGGGTGAGCTATCCCGAGATGGTGAAATTGGCCGAAGGTAAGCCGGTCATTGTGACTGCCGGTATCGTCCAGGACTTTAAAATTACGCCTGCACAGCTGGAGGCTGCCATCACTCCGAAGACAAAAGCATTGATTCTGTGTTCTCCTTCCAATCCTACAGGATCTGTCTATAGTAAGGAGGAACTGGCTGGTCTGGCTGCCGTATTGGCCAAGCATCCGCAAGTAATAGTGATTGCAGATGAGATTTACGAACATATCAACTACATCGGTAAACATCAAAGTATTGCGCAGTTCCCCGAAATGAAAGAACGTACTGTCATTGTGAATGGTGTCTCCAAGGCGTATGCCATGACGGGATGGCGTATCGGCTTTGTCGCCGGACCGGAATGGATAGTGAAAGCTTGTAACAAATTGCAAGGGCAATATACATCCGGCCCTTGCTCTGTTTCTCAGAAGGCTGCCGAGGCTGCTTATACCGGTACGCAGAAACCGGTGGAAGAAATGCGACAGGCTTTTGAACGCCGTCGTAATCTGATTGTGAAACTGGCTAAAGAAGTGCCGGGTTTCGAGGTAAATGTGCCGGAAGGGGCTTTCTATTTATTCCCTAAGTGTGATTCATTCTTTGGGAAATCAGCCGGTGAACGCAAAATAGGCAATTCGGATGATTTGGCCATGTACTTATTGGAGGTGGCCCATGTGGCTTGTGTGGGCGGTGCTTCTTTCGGCGCTCCCGAATGCATTCGTATGAGTTATGCCACCAGTGACGAGAACATAGTTGAAGCTATTCGTAGAATGAAGGCGGCATTGGCGGAATTGAAATAA
- a CDS encoding DNA polymerase III subunit gamma/tau has protein sequence MENYIVSARKYRPSTFESVVGQHSLTTTLKNAIATGKLAHAYLFCGPRGVGKTTCARIFAKTINCMTPTLDGEACNQCESCTAFNEQRSYNIHELDAASNNSVDDIRQLVEQVRIPPQIGKYKVYIIDEVHMLSASAFNAFLKTLEEPPRHAIFILATTEKHKILPTILSRCQIYDFNRIGVEDTVAHLAYVASKEGITAEPEALNVIALKADGGMRDALSIFDQVVSFTGGHITYESVIENLNVLDYEYYFRLTDFFLENKVSDALLLLNDILNKGFDGSHFITGLSSHLRDLLVSKDAATLPLLQVGAGIRERYRTQAQKCPLPFLYRAMKMCNDCDLSYRTSKNKRLLVELTLIQVAQITAEEDDSSNGRSPKRTIKPIFTQPAATQQTQAATTVTHPQTATSPDPQTVAQSGNSRPTTSPRDPEGNSIPPSVPTAILMAQGKEEKKIPVMKTAHLGISIKHTPTERKQEKANSEPLVRPAQQTEEDYIFNEKDVNFYWQEYAGRMPQEQVAIAKRMQNMHVALSTPTSFEVVVDNDIIAKEFTGMIPALQEHMRLRLKNKKITMTVRVSASTEQVRAYSRVEKFQMMAQKNEALMQLKDEFGLEFY, from the coding sequence ATGGAAAACTATATCGTATCTGCTCGGAAATATCGTCCTTCGACCTTTGAGTCCGTGGTGGGGCAACACTCCCTGACCACCACTCTAAAGAATGCCATCGCCACCGGAAAGTTGGCACATGCCTACCTCTTTTGCGGCCCACGAGGCGTGGGGAAAACCACTTGTGCCCGTATCTTTGCCAAAACCATCAACTGCATGACCCCTACTCTGGACGGAGAGGCATGCAACCAATGCGAATCGTGCACAGCTTTCAACGAGCAACGTTCTTATAACATCCATGAGTTGGACGCTGCTTCCAACAACTCTGTCGATGACATCCGACAATTGGTAGAACAGGTACGCATCCCGCCTCAAATCGGTAAATACAAAGTATATATCATCGACGAGGTTCATATGCTTTCCGCTTCGGCCTTCAACGCTTTCCTGAAGACACTGGAAGAACCTCCGCGCCATGCCATCTTCATCCTTGCCACCACCGAAAAGCACAAGATATTGCCTACCATTCTTTCACGCTGCCAGATCTATGATTTCAACCGCATTGGCGTGGAAGACACCGTAGCTCATTTGGCTTATGTGGCTTCAAAGGAAGGCATTACTGCCGAGCCTGAGGCCTTGAACGTCATCGCTCTTAAGGCAGATGGAGGTATGCGCGATGCCTTATCCATCTTCGACCAAGTGGTCAGTTTCACCGGAGGGCACATCACCTATGAAAGTGTGATTGAAAATCTCAACGTACTGGATTATGAATATTACTTCCGACTGACAGACTTCTTTCTTGAGAATAAAGTAAGCGATGCGCTGCTATTACTGAACGACATTCTCAACAAAGGCTTCGATGGCAGCCATTTCATCACCGGCCTTTCTTCTCACCTGCGCGACTTGCTGGTAAGCAAAGACGCGGCAACACTGCCTTTACTTCAGGTAGGCGCCGGCATCCGCGAACGCTATCGGACACAAGCACAGAAATGTCCGCTTCCTTTCCTCTACCGCGCCATGAAAATGTGCAATGACTGCGATTTAAGTTACCGCACAAGCAAGAACAAGCGCCTGTTAGTCGAACTGACACTGATACAAGTGGCTCAAATTACCGCCGAGGAAGATGATTCTTCCAATGGGCGTAGCCCTAAACGAACTATAAAACCCATATTCACGCAGCCTGCCGCCACACAGCAGACACAGGCCGCCACAACCGTTACTCATCCGCAAACCGCCACGAGCCCGGATCCCCAAACCGTTGCCCAGAGTGGGAATTCCCGTCCGACCACCTCTCCCCGCGATCCGGAAGGGAATAGCATCCCTCCTTCCGTCCCTACTGCCATACTGATGGCTCAAGGCAAAGAAGAGAAGAAGATTCCGGTTATGAAAACCGCCCATTTAGGCATTTCAATAAAGCATACGCCTACAGAGAGAAAGCAGGAAAAAGCGAACAGTGAACCGCTTGTACGCCCCGCCCAACAAACGGAAGAAGACTATATCTTCAACGAAAAAGATGTGAATTTCTACTGGCAAGAATACGCCGGACGTATGCCTCAAGAGCAAGTGGCCATAGCCAAACGCATGCAGAATATGCACGTCGCTCTATCAACTCCTACCTCTTTCGAGGTTGTGGTAGATAATGATATCATTGCCAAAGAGTTTACGGGCATGATACCCGCTCTACAAGAGCACATGCGCCTCCGCCTGAAAAACAAGAAAATCACCATGACCGTACGCGTCAGCGCCTCCACCGAACAGGTTCGCGCTTATAGCAGAGTGGAGAAATTCCAAATGATGGCACAGAAAAACGAAGCATTGATGCAACTGAAAGATGAATTCGGGTTGGAATTCTACTAA
- a CDS encoding glucosamine-6-phosphate deaminase, whose protein sequence is MKTNLSSQITLNRVSPRYYRPENAFERSVLTRLEKIPTDIYESAEEGANQIALDIAQLIREKQKAGRFCVLALAGGNSPRNVYVALVRMHKEEGLSFRNVIVFNLYEYYPLSQDAINSNLNALKEMLLDHVDIDKQNIFSPDGTIAKDTIFEYCRLYEQRIESFGGLDAALIGIGRVGNIGFNEPGSRLNSTTRLILLDNDSRNEASKTFGSIENTPVSSITMGVSTILAAKKVYLMAWGEEKAKMVKECVEGPVTDTIPASYLQTHNNAHIAIDLSAASNLTRIHRPWLVTSCEWNDKLIRSAIVWLCQLTGKPILKLTNKDYNENGLSELLALFGSAYNVNIKIFNDLQHTITGWPGGKPNADDTYRPERAKPYPKRVIIFSPHPDDDVISMGGTFRRLVEQKHDVHVAYQTSGNIAVGDEEVIRFLHFINGFNQIFNNSEDKVISDKYAEIRKFLKEKKDGDIDTQDILTIKGLIRRGEARTACTYNNIPLDHCHFLDLPFYETGKIQKNPISEADVEIVRNLLREIKPHQIFVAGDLADPHGTHRVCTDAVFAAIDLEKEEGAKWLKDCRIWMYRGAWAEWEIENIEMAVPISPEELRAKRNSILKHQSQMESAPFLGNDERLFWQRSEERNRGTAALYDSLGLASYEAMEAFVEYVPL, encoded by the coding sequence ATGAAAACCAATCTAAGTTCTCAAATCACGCTCAACAGAGTTTCCCCCAGGTACTACAGACCTGAGAACGCTTTTGAACGGTCGGTACTGACCCGGCTGGAAAAAATCCCTACAGACATTTACGAGTCTGCCGAAGAAGGCGCCAACCAGATTGCCCTCGACATTGCACAACTCATCCGCGAAAAACAAAAAGCCGGACGTTTCTGTGTATTGGCATTGGCCGGCGGCAACTCTCCGCGCAATGTATATGTAGCCCTCGTCCGCATGCATAAAGAAGAAGGGCTGAGCTTCCGCAACGTAATCGTATTCAATCTTTATGAGTACTACCCCTTAAGCCAGGATGCCATCAACAGCAACCTGAATGCCTTGAAAGAGATGTTGCTGGATCATGTGGATATAGACAAACAAAACATCTTCAGTCCGGACGGAACGATAGCCAAAGATACCATCTTTGAATATTGCCGCCTGTACGAACAACGCATCGAAAGCTTCGGCGGATTGGATGCTGCCCTCATAGGCATCGGCCGTGTGGGCAACATCGGCTTCAATGAACCGGGTTCGCGCCTGAACTCCACCACCCGCCTGATTTTGCTGGACAATGACTCACGCAACGAAGCGTCCAAGACCTTCGGCAGTATCGAGAACACACCGGTAAGCTCCATCACGATGGGCGTCTCCACCATCCTCGCAGCCAAGAAGGTATATCTGATGGCATGGGGTGAGGAAAAAGCCAAAATGGTGAAAGAGTGTGTGGAAGGCCCGGTCACCGACACCATCCCCGCCTCCTATCTGCAAACGCATAACAATGCGCACATCGCCATCGACCTTTCCGCCGCTTCCAACCTCACCCGCATACATCGCCCTTGGTTAGTGACTTCCTGCGAGTGGAACGACAAGCTCATCCGCAGCGCCATTGTCTGGTTGTGCCAACTCACGGGCAAACCCATCTTGAAGCTGACCAACAAAGACTATAACGAGAACGGCCTGAGTGAGTTGCTGGCATTATTCGGCTCCGCCTATAACGTAAACATCAAGATATTCAACGACTTGCAGCACACCATCACCGGATGGCCGGGCGGCAAGCCGAACGCCGATGACACGTATCGTCCCGAGCGTGCCAAACCATACCCGAAGCGTGTCATCATCTTCTCTCCTCACCCCGATGATGATGTCATTTCCATGGGTGGCACTTTCCGTCGCTTAGTGGAGCAAAAACACGATGTACACGTAGCCTATCAGACTTCGGGCAACATTGCCGTGGGCGATGAAGAAGTAATCCGCTTCCTGCACTTCATCAACGGGTTCAACCAGATTTTCAACAACAGCGAAGACAAGGTCATCAGCGACAAATATGCCGAAATCCGCAAGTTCCTGAAAGAGAAAAAAGACGGTGATATCGATACGCAGGACATCCTCACCATCAAAGGTCTGATTCGTCGTGGCGAAGCGCGCACCGCCTGCACCTACAACAACATCCCGTTAGACCACTGCCACTTCCTCGACCTGCCGTTCTACGAAACCGGCAAGATTCAGAAGAACCCCATCAGCGAGGCCGATGTAGAGATTGTGCGCAACCTGCTGCGCGAAATAAAGCCTCATCAAATCTTCGTAGCCGGCGACTTGGCCGACCCGCACGGTACGCACCGTGTTTGTACGGATGCCGTATTCGCCGCCATCGACCTGGAAAAGGAAGAGGGTGCAAAATGGTTGAAAGACTGCCGCATCTGGATGTACCGCGGCGCATGGGCCGAATGGGAAATCGAGAACATCGAGATGGCCGTACCCATCAGCCCCGAAGAACTGCGTGCCAAGCGCAACTCCATCCTCAAGCATCAGTCGCAGATGGAGAGCGCCCCATTCCTCGGCAACGACGAGCGTCTGTTCTGGCAACGCAGCGAAGAGCGCAACCGCGGAACGGCCGCTTTGTACGACAGCCTCGGTCTGGCATCTTACGAAGCCATGGAAGCGTTTGTAGAGTACGTTCCGCTGTAA
- the pbpC gene encoding penicillin-binding protein 1C, with protein sequence MRGSIINRLKQLSLTRKAMLVAIVFLVTGYIFCLPGRLFRVPYSTVVTDRNGALLGARIASDGQWRFPPRTTVPDKMKQCLIMFEDRHFYRHWGVNPLSIGRAIRQNLQNKHIVSGGSTLTMQTIRLARNKPRTFREKLIEMVLATRLEFRASKEEILSMYISHTPFGGNVVGLDAATWRYFGHPAEELSWAEAATLAVLPNTPSMIHLSKGRDALLRKRNRLLKQLHEKGIIGESTYELAISEPLPDKPHPLPQTAPHLVSKLYQEKKGEYAVTTLDKDLQVQIENLAERWSNEFSRSDIRNLAILVIDLQTNQVAAYCGNVHFERKQGGHQVDVIQAPRSTGSILKPFLYYVLLQEGSLLPHMLLPDIPININGFTPQNFNQQFEGGVPASEALARSLNIPAVTMLQRYGVAKFHHFLRQIGLRTINRPASHYGLSLILGGAEATLWDVTSAYARMGRCLLRLPQTPCVTLLADTASARASTGDDIQKTNPFQAGAVWQTFDALVEVNRPEEIDWKSIPSMHPVAWKTGTSYGFRDAWAVGVTPRYAVGVWVGNASGEGKPGLVGARTAGPVLFDLFNLLPASSRWFEQPVGVFTEAEICRRSGHLKGRFCEETDTLLILPAGLKTEACPYHHLVALSADGTHRVYEDNTHTAAIRHQSWFTLPPVWEWYYKQHHPEYAPLPPFEPGSGEDALQPMQFIYPPMNARIVLPKQMDGSKGFLTVELAHNNPHTTIFWHLDESYLAQTQDFHKLSLQPLPGKHFLTAVDSEGNTISTTFFITSP encoded by the coding sequence ATGAGAGGTAGCATCATAAACCGTCTTAAACAATTATCCCTCACCCGAAAGGCAATGCTTGTCGCTATTGTCTTTCTGGTGACGGGGTATATATTCTGTCTGCCCGGACGACTGTTCCGAGTGCCCTATTCCACCGTTGTGACCGACCGCAACGGGGCCTTGCTGGGGGCACGCATCGCATCGGACGGACAATGGCGTTTCCCTCCGCGCACCACCGTTCCGGATAAAATGAAGCAATGCCTCATTATGTTCGAGGACAGGCACTTCTATCGCCATTGGGGCGTCAACCCGTTATCCATCGGCAGGGCTATCCGACAAAACCTGCAGAACAAGCACATTGTGAGCGGAGGCAGCACACTGACCATGCAAACCATCCGCTTGGCGAGAAACAAGCCTCGAACTTTCCGGGAGAAACTCATCGAGATGGTTTTGGCCACACGCCTTGAGTTCCGCGCCTCGAAAGAGGAGATACTGTCCATGTACATCTCTCATACCCCCTTCGGCGGAAACGTCGTGGGACTGGATGCCGCAACTTGGCGTTACTTCGGCCATCCGGCGGAAGAACTTTCATGGGCCGAGGCGGCCACGCTTGCTGTATTGCCCAATACGCCTTCCATGATTCATCTTTCAAAAGGGCGCGATGCCTTGCTCAGAAAACGGAACAGACTGCTGAAGCAACTTCATGAGAAAGGAATCATCGGTGAGTCTACTTACGAACTGGCTATCAGCGAACCGCTGCCCGACAAGCCCCATCCGCTCCCGCAGACAGCTCCGCACCTGGTCAGCAAGCTTTATCAGGAGAAGAAAGGCGAATACGCCGTGACCACACTCGATAAAGACCTGCAAGTACAAATAGAAAATCTGGCCGAACGCTGGAGCAATGAGTTCAGCCGGAGCGACATTCGAAATCTGGCCATCTTAGTGATTGACCTACAGACCAATCAGGTGGCGGCCTACTGCGGAAATGTGCATTTCGAGCGGAAACAAGGCGGTCATCAAGTGGACGTCATCCAAGCTCCAAGAAGTACCGGCAGCATCTTGAAGCCTTTTCTTTATTATGTCCTGCTTCAGGAAGGCAGTCTGCTGCCACACATGCTGCTGCCGGACATTCCCATCAACATCAACGGATTCACCCCCCAGAACTTCAACCAGCAATTCGAAGGCGGCGTGCCTGCATCCGAGGCTCTGGCGCGCTCGCTGAACATCCCTGCGGTGACCATGTTGCAACGGTATGGAGTAGCCAAATTCCACCATTTTCTGCGACAAATAGGTTTACGAACCATCAACCGCCCGGCATCTCACTACGGCTTGTCCTTGATTTTGGGCGGTGCGGAGGCAACCCTGTGGGACGTGACAAGTGCATACGCCCGAATGGGGCGCTGCCTGCTGAGACTTCCGCAAACCCCATGCGTCACGTTGTTGGCGGATACGGCGTCTGCCCGTGCTTCGACAGGCGATGATATACAAAAAACCAATCCATTTCAGGCAGGTGCGGTATGGCAGACGTTTGACGCCTTGGTTGAAGTTAACCGTCCGGAAGAAATAGACTGGAAGTCCATCCCTTCCATGCATCCCGTTGCCTGGAAAACGGGTACGAGCTATGGCTTCCGTGATGCCTGGGCTGTAGGGGTCACTCCGCGCTATGCCGTAGGGGTGTGGGTGGGAAACGCAAGCGGCGAAGGAAAGCCCGGCCTTGTGGGTGCCCGCACGGCAGGGCCGGTTTTATTCGACCTGTTCAACCTGCTTCCCGCTTCTTCCCGATGGTTCGAGCAGCCTGTCGGCGTATTCACCGAAGCGGAGATATGCCGCCGGTCCGGACACCTGAAAGGCAGGTTTTGCGAAGAAACGGACACCCTGCTCATTCTGCCTGCCGGACTGAAGACCGAAGCCTGCCCCTACCACCACCTCGTCGCCCTGTCGGCCGACGGCACGCACCGCGTTTACGAGGACAACACGCACACGGCAGCCATCCGGCATCAATCGTGGTTCACCCTTCCGCCCGTATGGGAATGGTATTATAAACAGCATCATCCGGAGTACGCCCCTCTACCGCCTTTCGAGCCCGGCTCCGGAGAAGACGCCTTGCAACCCATGCAGTTTATTTATCCTCCCATGAATGCCCGCATCGTCTTGCCCAAACAAATGGATGGAAGCAAAGGATTCCTAACCGTCGAACTGGCTCACAACAACCCCCATACAACCATTTTCTGGCATCTCGACGAAAGCTACCTGGCGCAGACACAAGACTTCCATAAGCTATCTCTGCAACCTCTGCCCGGCAAACATTTCCTCACAGCAGTGGACAGCGAAGGCAATACCATCTCCACCACGTTCTTCATAACAAGCCCTTAA
- a CDS encoding DUF362 domain-containing protein, whose translation MAYVINDDCIACGTCIDECPVGAISEGDKYSIDPEACTECGTCADVCPSEAIHPGE comes from the coding sequence ATGGCTTACGTAATTAATGACGACTGTATTGCTTGCGGCACTTGTATTGACGAGTGTCCGGTAGGCGCAATTTCTGAAGGTGACAAGTATTCCATCGACCCTGAAGCATGTACTGAATGCGGAACTTGCGCAGATGTTTGTCCGTCTGAAGCAATTCATCCGGGAGAATAA